A single window of Vigna unguiculata cultivar IT97K-499-35 chromosome 1, ASM411807v1, whole genome shotgun sequence DNA harbors:
- the LOC114176033 gene encoding subtilisin inhibitor 1, translating to MAEEKQEQGTNPSQEQPNVPLPRNYKQALETNNPTKTSWPELVGVTAEEAETKIKQEMSDAQIQVVPHDSFVTADYNPKRVRLYVDESNKVTRTPTIG from the exons ATGGCTGAGGAAAAGCAAGAACAAGGGACTAACCCTTCTCAGGAACAACCCAATGTGCCCTTGCCAA GGAATTACAAACAGGCTTTGGAAACTAACAACCCTACAAAGACAAGTTGGCCTGAACTGGTTGGTGTCACTGCTGAAGAAGCAGAAACAAAGATCAAACAAGAGATGAGTGATGCTCAAATTCAAGTGGTGCCTCATGACTCTTTTGTCACTGCAGATTATAATCCTAAGAGAGTTCGATTGTATGTGGATGAATCTAACAAAGTCACAAGGACTCCAACAATTGGCTAA
- the LOC114175951 gene encoding uncharacterized protein LOC114175951 translates to MVQRKVPGKLGIQAEHVKSDKRLANMKLYSSQHQDAKTRGADMKKKMRKSRSINLSDLEALQSSSSSSTPSRRSLSQPGKPPPLQTPTTAASASASASPQKQQPLFRTTDVSPNYMKPTSSSHAKKELFPVSHRNAQSGSDFKNLPRKFSTDSKAACAKKPAKALARSSSLSLVRTLTKTTSFKASRACSRKSSRAVMCADMTAPQRATCSSTLKDSKFPSYLMLSPGATESEGTSAMKVCPYTYCSLNGHHHVDLPPLKSFVSARRRLLKTQKRAKLEALSPRRLKVPLKTDKKESDVKQNVFDEKPACDEIGIDIFIEIYANEKDAKPTGAEEMGRRDFLKEIEDQADNKSPIEDNGVAARTIGIPSPSVRELDLEEDLQKPFDDVAIGVDTNGKFLQEQCSQDAIEDHQPTVWCHEEMSMGSYCSDGEQDMGDVDMDDSDSRTYEMEWKEERFCGFDHEEDSDSSVYTEEDNDSKVESSSESSHDVSVTWLDDILGSYYEDFLIDETHKEANSEESTHFEESIGISSVLEDTNGSIEAKEIDQSSFPEEIFEYMMIAGDNGGEDEKHVDDEASCNSKTLDEQTFDSTQNQKMSDTSTIDETGEEGCLSSLGNNDESSKMEREIELVDVSEESNMADQDQDLLEKDQGKGRRFQRTSCIGGEEEDASKNWKGSIGRKRGVEDDDEMRKFNPKEPNFLPLVPEPEKEKVDLRHQMMDERKNSEEWMLDCALRQAVTKLAPARKKKVALLVEAFETVMPAPKCENRVRNDSAFGHAGRIQACS, encoded by the coding sequence ATGGTTCAAAGAAAGGTTCCTGGCAAGCTTGGAATCCAAGCTGAACATGTTAAATCAGACAAGAGGTTGGCAAATATGAAGCTATATTCATCTCAGCACCAAGATGCCAAAACTAGAGGGGCTGatatgaagaagaaaatgagaaaatcaAGGTCAATAAACCTTTCTGATCTTGAGGCTCttcaatcatcatcatcatcatcaacaccTTCAAGGAGAAGCTTGTCTCAACCAGGAAAGCCACCTCCTCTTCAAACTCCAACCACTGCAGCATCAGCATCAGCATCAGCATCACCTCAGAAGCAGCAACCTTTGTTCAGAACAACAGATGTTTCACCCAATTACATGAAACCAACAAGCAGTTCACATGCAAAAAAGGAACTTTTCCCGGTAAGCCACAGGAACGCTCAATCTGGTTCTGATTTTAAGAATCTTCCACGAAAATTTTCCACTGATTCCAAAGCTGCCTGTGCTAAAAAACCTGCCAAAGCCTTGGCAAGATCGTCTAGTTTGAGTTTGGTGAGAACATTGACAAAAACCACTAGTTTCAAGGCTTCTAGAGCCTGTTCTAGAAAATCCTCCAGGGCTGTTATGTGTGCAGATATGACTGCACCACAGAGAGCCACTTGTTCTTCAACTTTGAAGGACTCAAAGTTCCCTTCGTACCTCATGCTTAGCCCTGGGGCAACCGAGTCAGAGGGAACTTCAGCCATGAAGGTTTGCCCTTACACATATTGTTCCCTTAATGGTCATCATCATGTTGATTTGCCGCCATTGAAGAGCTTCGTGTCAGCAAGGAGGCGCCTTCTGAAGACGCAGAAGCGCGCCAAGCTTGAAGCTCTCAGCCCCCGGAGACTGAAGGTTCCCCTTAAGACAGATAAGAAGGAATCTGATGTTAAGCAGaatgtttttgatgaaaaacCTGCTTGTGATGAAATCGGCATTGATATCTTCATTGAAATCTATGCCAATGAAAAGGATGCAAAACCAACCGGAGCAGAAGAAATGGGGAGAAGAGATTTTCTCAAAGAGATTGAGGATCAAGCAGATAACAAGTCTCCGATTGAAGATAATGGCGTAGCAGCAAGAACCATTGGTATTCCTTCTCCCTCTGTACGTGAACTTGATCTTGAGGAGGATTTGCAAAAGCCCTTTGATGACGTTGCAATCGGAGTTGATACCAACGGCAAATTTCTCCAAGAACAATGTTCACAAGATGCAATTGAAGATCACCAACCTACTGTCTGGTGTCATGAAGAAATGAGCATGGGAAGCTACTGCAGCGATGGGGAACAAGACATGGGGGATGTTGACATGGATGATTCTGATTCCAGAACCTATGAAATGGAGTGGAAGGAGGAGAGATTTTGCGGATTCGATCACGAAGAGGATTCTGATTCTTCAGTTTACACAGAAGAGGACAACGACTCAAAAGTTGAGTCCTCATCAGAGAGTTCTCATGATGTGTCAGTCACATGGTTAGATGACATCCTTGGTAGCTACTATGAGGACTTTCTGATTGATGAAACACACAAAGAGGCCAATTCAGAAGAAAGCACCCATTTTGAAGAATCTATTGGCATTAGTTCCGTCCTTGAAGACACGAATGGAAGCATTGAAGCCAAAGAAATTGACCAATCTTCATTTCCAGAGGAAATATTTGAGTATATGATGATTGCAGGAGATAATGGTGGAGAAGATGAGAAACATGTGGATGATGAGGCCAGTTGCAACTCAAAGACACTTGATGAACAGACATTTGACAGCACTCAGAATCAGAAGATGAGTGACACTAGCACAATTGACGAGACAGGGGAAGAGGGATGCTTAAGCAGCCTAGGGAACAATGATGAGAGCAGTAAAATGGAGAGGGAAATTGAGTTGGTGGATGTGTCTGAGGAAAGTAACATGGCGGATCAAGATCAGGATTTGTTGGAAAAAGACCAAGGTAAAGGTAGAAGGTTCCAAAGAACAAGTTGCATAGGTGGTGAAGAGGAAGACGCAAGCAAGAATTGGAAAGGTTCAATTGGGAGAAAGAGGGgtgttgaagatgatgatgagatGAGAAAGTTCAACCCCAAAGAGCCAAATTTCCTGCCTTTGGTTCCTGaaccagaaaaagaaaaggttgaCCTGAGACATCAAATGATGGATGAGAGAAAGAATTCAGAGGAATGGATGCTTGATTGTGCACTCAGACAAGCTGTGACAAAACTTGCACCAGCAAGGAAGAAGAAGGTGGCACTGCTAGTTGAAGCCTTTGAAACGGTGATGCCAGCACCCAAATGTGAAAACCGTGTGAGAAACGATTCAGCATTTGGTCATGCAGGAAGAATTCAAGCTTGTAGCTGA